Proteins from a single region of Dasypus novemcinctus isolate mDasNov1 chromosome 16, mDasNov1.1.hap2, whole genome shotgun sequence:
- the LOC111759222 gene encoding zinc finger protein 596-like, protein MVENISHLISVGYQDSKSNVLSPFDQGEVWREGIGLPPNQSPGRKSAFKTQEMIEMMFAQPSCRKGTSNTISLQRSYIQRNSIKCNYLQDDSTSRSTGAQHALISMKKKTDFTIPLGKVFSDHSSSSQHTRSKLYPYHQCVKVFIKCSGLREYNGIHIEEKLHKCHLCRKAFSQHSHIQRHETTHTGKKLHECHLCGKKFSQSSYLREHERIHTGEKPYECHLCGKAFSQSSHLRTHERTHTGEKPYECHLCGKAFNQSSYLQRHERAHTGEKPHECHLCGKAFSQSFHLKTHKRNHTGEKPYKCHLCGKAFIDCSNFKQHERTHTGEKPYECHLCGKAFHRHSHLRQHETTHTGEKPYECHFCGKTFSQYSDLRKHERTHTGEKPHECQLCGKAFSQSSYLRNHERTHTGEKPHECHLCGKAFSQSSNLRRHERTHTGEKPHECHLCGKTFSQSSNLRMHERAHTQEKPY, encoded by the exons ATGGTAGAGAATATCAGCCATCTTATCTCAGTGG GTTATCAGGACAGCAAATCAAATGTGCTCTCCCCATTTGATCAAGGGGAAGTGTGGAGAGAAGGTATAGGACTTCCCCCAAACCAAAGTCCAG GAAGGAAAAGTGCCTTTAAAACtcaagaaatgatagaaatgatgtTCGCTCAGCCTTCCTGCAGGAAAGGTACTTCTAACACCATTTCATTG CAGAGATCCTACATACAGAGGAATTCaattaaatgtaattatttgcaAGATGATTCCACTTCCAGATCCACAGGGGCTCAACATGCATTAATttccatgaaaaagaaaacagatttcaCCATACCACTTGGAAAAGTCTTCAGTGATCATTCATCTTCTAGTCAACACACTCGAAGTAAATTATATCCATATCATCAATGTGTTAAAGTCTTTATAAAATGCTCTGGCCTTAGGGAATACAATGGAATTCACATTGAAGAGAAACTCCACAAATGTCATCTAtgcagaaaagctttcagtcaacATTCCCATATTCAACGACATGAGACAACTCACACTGGAAAGAAACTTCATGagtgtcatctatgtgggaaaaaaTTCAGTCAAAGTTCTTATCTTCGAGAACATGAGAGAATtcatacaggagagaaaccctatgaatgtcatctgtgtggCAAAGCTTTCAGTCAAAGTTCTCATCTTCGAACACATGAAAGAacccacactggagagaaaccctatgaatgccatctttgtgggaaagccttcaatcAAAGTTCTTATCTTCAAAGACATGAGAGAgctcacactggggagaaaccccatgaatgtcatctctgTGGCAAAGCTTTCAGTCAAAGTTTTCATCTTAAAACACATAAGAGAaatcacactggagagaaaccctataaatgccatctttgtgggaaagccttcattgaTTGCTCTAActttaaacaacatgagagaactcacactggagagaaaccctatgaatgtcatctatgtggtaaAGCTTTCCATCGACATTCCCATCTTCGACAACATGAGacaactcacactggagagaaaccctatgaatgtcatttcTGTGGGAAAACCTTCAGTCAATATTCTGATCTTAGAAAGCATGAGAGAAcacatactggagagaaaccccatgaatgccagctatgtgggaaagccttcagtcaaaGTTCTTATCTTCGAAaccatgagagaactcacactggtgagaaaccccatgaatgtcatctgtgtggaaaagccttcagtcAAAGTTCTAATCTCCGAAggcatgagagaactcacacaggagaaaaaccccatgaatgtcatctgtgtgggAAAACCTTTAGTCAAAGTTCTAATCTTCGAATGCATGAGAGAGCTCACACTCAAGAGAAACCCTATTAA